In Helianthus annuus cultivar XRQ/B chromosome 3, HanXRQr2.0-SUNRISE, whole genome shotgun sequence, a single window of DNA contains:
- the LOC110929378 gene encoding transcription factor HHO6 has protein sequence MGKLISPPELNLDFGFIPKSITQFLGDMGRIESESEKILKAEDLVSRLESEVKKIDAFKRELPLCMLLMNDAIGVLKDELMVLKKSANQPVLEEFIPLKIKKTCDEDPKVETDSGDKRNWLSSTQLWNANQNHVPKQNSVDQAIQKIAGEQRNAMIDDSYHGSFAKEFIPVKGYSRFSVGDKEETPVSGLSLVTPGVKNPVRGNHFLKKLVADSNINNNLGPYSIPDVKSDIPIGSPQPQTSRKQRRCWSTELHRRFVDALQQLGGSKVATPKQIRELMRVDGLTNDEVKSHLQKYRLHTKRFQSCNADSNSSNVVSRGLWGQPHGYYVEKHMNSQSGSPDGPLLNCGGTSTTGGDSMDDGEDEKSDNNV, from the exons ATGGGTAAATTGATTTCACCACCTGAACTGAATTTGGATTTTGGCTTCATACCCAAATCGATTACTCAATTTTTAGGGGATATGGGTCGAATTGAGAGTGAATCTGAGAAGATATTGAAAGCAGAGGATCTTGTTAGCAGATTAGAATCGGAGGTTAAGAAGATCGATGCGTTTAAACGGGAGCTTCCTCTCTGCATGCTTCTTATGAACGatg CAATTGGTGTATTGAAAGATGAGTTAATGGTGTTGAAGAAATCTGCGAATCAGCCGGTACTTGAAGAGTTCATACCACTTAAGATTAAGAAAACTTGTGATGAAGATCCAAAGGTTGAGACCGATTCCGGTGATAAGAGGAATTGGTTGAGCTCTACTCAGCTATGGAACGCGAATCAAAACCATGTTCCGAAACAGAATTCAGTGGATCAAGCAATTCAAAAg ATAGCCGGAGAACAACGAAACGCAATGATTGATGATTCGTATCATGGGAGTTTCGCAAAAGAGTTCATCCCCGTTAAGGGATACTCGCGGTTTTCGGTTGGAGATAAAGAGGAAACACCTGTTTCTGGGCTTTCTCTTGTTACTCCTGGAGTCAAGAATCCCGTGAGGGGAAACCATTTTCTCAAGAAACTAGTTGCTGAtagtaatattaataataatctGGGTCCATATTCTATACCGGATGTTAAATCAGATATACCGATTGGTTCACCACAACCGCAGACATCTAGGAAACAAAGAAGGTGCTGGTCAACCGAGTTGCATAGACGTTTTGTCGATGCGCTGCAACAACTTGGTGGTTCAAAAG TAGCAACGCCCAAGCAGATTAGAGAACTTATGCGTGTAGATGGTCTCACCAATGATGAAGTGAAGAGTCATTTACag AAATACCGTCTTCATACAAAACGGTTTCAGTCGTGCAACGCAGACTCGAATTCATCAAATGTTGTTTCGAGAGGTTTATGGGGCCAACCACATGGTTATTATGTCGAAAAGCATATGAATTCTCAATCCGGTTCTCCGGATGGGCCGCTGCTGAACTGCGGTGGAACTTCGACCACTGGCGGCGACAGCATGGATGATGGAGAAGATGAGAAATCTGACAATAATGTATAG